The Rhodococcus sp. B50 DNA window CGCACCGTCGGCGCCGGTCGCGTCACGAAGATCATCAAGTGAGCTGATACCTCACCGAAGCGGGGTAGTACCCGCTGACGTTCGAACGGCGTCCACCCTCCGGGGTGGGCGCCGTTCGGCGTTTCCGGACGGGAGGCGATCAGCCGACGATCTCCTTCAGCTGGTTCGCCACGGGGGTCACCGGTTCCTCCCCGTCGGCCGTCGGGATGTCGCTGTTCACTGCGGCGACGACCACGGCCCGACGTTCGGGCAGGTATCCCACGTAGGTGTTGAAACCCGGCAGCTCACCCGTGTGGCCGAGCCAGCCGTTCTCGATACCGAGCCCGAGGCCGTAGGCGCGGGTGTCGGTCGCACCGGGGATGTCGAACAGGAACGAGTCGAGACGGAGCTGCTGCATCTCGGGGGAGAGGATGCCCTCGCCCGTCCCGAGGGCCGTGCCCCACAGCTCGAGATTGTCGACGGTGGAGATCACCGCGCCGGCCGACCAGCCCCACAACGGGTTCCAGTCGGTCGCATCAGCCGTCTGCCCGTCCGGTTGTCCCTGCTCGGTGATCCCGTACAGGTGCGGTGACGTGATGGCCGCGTCGGTGGGCATGACGGTCTCGGCCATGCCCAGTGGCTCGAAGACGTTCGCCCGGAAGTACTCGTGCAGACTCTGGCCGGAGACCTGCTCGACGACCAGCCCGAGCGCGATCGTGTTGGTGTTGGAGTACTCGAACCGCTCCCCGGGAGCGAAGTTCGGTGCGTCGCCGCGCACGTAGTCGAGGAGTTCGTCCGGGGTCCACGATGCCTCCGGATCGTCGAAGAGCCGCTGCTGGAACTCCTCGTCGAAGGTGTAGCTGGGGATACCGCTCACCATCGAGGCCAGCTGCCCCAGTGTGGCGACCTCGCCGTTCGGCAGGCCCGGTACGTAGCGGCCGATCGGATCCTCCAGCGACAGCCGGTCGTCCTCCGCCAGTTGCAGCAGAGCGGTGATCGTCATCGTCTTCGTGATACTGCCGATGCGGGTGTGGTCGTCGGGGCCGGGCTTCTCCGATCGATCCGCACCGATCGTGCCGGACGAACCGGTCCACTCGTATTCCGGGGTCACTACGCGCGCAACGACTCCCGGGAATCCGACCTCCTCGCGGACGCGATCGAGCACGTCCTGGAATTCGGCGGGCGCCGCGCCGGTGGCTGTCGTATCCGTCGCTGTCGCTTCCGACGTCGTGGCGGGCGGTGATTCGTCGGCGGTGTCGTTGCCGCATGCGGTCACGACGGTGAGGATCACGGCGGACAACACGATCGGTAGTCGGCGCACGGCACTCTCCCGGTCGAGACGACGGTGTGGAGACGACAGTGATCAGTATGTGCCGTTCGGCAGGGCGTCGGGTCTGTTTTCGGCCCGAGTGGCGACCGCGCCGTATGTGAAGCGCTCTCGATACGGCGCCGTGCGTCAGGCGCTCTCGATCGCGGCGAGGAGCATCCGCGCCGTCACCGCGACCATCCGGGTCCGATCGGATCTCCGAGGGCGTAGGAGCGCGATCCGCGAGCACAGACTCGCCGTCGCGCCCATCACGATGAACACCAGATCGTCGAGTGCCGCATCGTCGAGGTCCGGTCGCAGCCGGGCCGGGATGATGCGTCCCAGTGGTCGCAGCGGACCTTCGACCTCGGCCCACGCGAGCCCGAACTCGATCTCCTCCGAGGTGTACGACACCCGGAGCACTGCGGCGTGTTTCTCGAACGCGGCGGTGAGGCTTTCCACGACGGTCACCATGGCCTCTTCCGGTTCCTGGTCCATCGCTCGCCCGATGGCGGTGGACAGCGAGGTGGTGATCGCGTGGACGGCCGTCATGCGGAGTTCGTCGAGCACCGCGTCGACGTCGGGGAAGTACCGGTAGACCGTCCCGATGCTCACGTGGGCGTGCTCGGCGAGCGCCGTGGTACTGATCCGCGCGGTGGTGCTGCGTTCGAGCAACTCGTATGCAGAGGTGAGAAGGAGCTTGCGCGTATCGTGACTGCGCTGTTGTACCGGCCGCTTGCGTGGGCCTTTGCCTGTAGATTTGGGGCCGTTTAGGGAGCTCATGAAAAGTGAATAGTAAGTGAGGATTCCTCGTGTTTCCATGGATGTATGGAGCGCCGTACCCCTCGCGACCTTGTCAACGCCGATCTTGCGGTCCGCCGGTACGCCGATCTCGGCGAGCGCTGGCTCGACGGCATGTGGCAGGCCGACCCTCTGGCCGACGCCGTGGCGAACGACGACTTCGGCCCGAGTTCCGCCACCGCTGCGGTGCGGCTCGCGCTCGCCGACGGAGTCGGCGCGGTTCCGAACGCACCGGAGTCCCTGCGTGCGTTGTTCGCCTTCCTCGACGACGAGCCCGCCTGGGTCGACCACGACCGGATCGACAACGGGGCCGACGCACTCGTACGGCACACCCCCATCCTCGGCATGGTGCTCGGTGCCGCATCACTGCTGCGCGGGGCCGGAAACTTCATCGCCGGAAAGCCTCTCGCACTCACGGGCCGGTACGTGAGTCAGCCGGCGGTGCGTTCGGTCGAGGTCGGCGAGTGGTTGCGGCACGTCCTCGCCCGTGGCGGAATGCGGCGCGACGGAGGCGGGTTCGCGTTCACGGTACGGGTGCGTCTGATCCACGCCCATGTGCGCAAAGGCATCCGCGCGAGCGGGAGGTGGGACGAGGACGCCTGGGGAGTGCCGATCCCGCAGTCGTACATGGCGCTCACGATGGCCGAGTTCGGACACATCGCGGTGGAGGCGATGCAGATCCTCGGCGTGCGCTTCACCGACCGCGAACTCGACGACATCTACCATCTGTGGCGCTATGTCGGGCACGTGATCGGGATGGGCGAGGAGCTGAGCCTGCGCACCGAGCGCGACCACATCGCGGTCGAGGACCTGTACCGGCTCACCTCCCCAGGACCCAGCGACGAGGATCGAGCGTTCGTCACCGCGCTGACCGAGCAGTATCTCGTCCCGGAACTGGCGAACCTGCTTCCCGGCAGCGCGTCGATCCGGACGACCGTCGCCCGCACCGTGATGCACTCGCTCCAACGGGTGTTCATCGGGGACGCCGACGCCGATGCCCTGCACATCCCCGACAGCCCGCTCAAGTACGTTCTCGGTCGCATCGGGCCGCTGCTCGCGCTCGTCGATCGTGTCCAGGAACTCCGCTATCCCGACCTCGAACGCACCACACAGCGGGCCTACAAGGTGCGCGACGTGGCGATGGACCGGATGCGGGTGGACTACCGCGTCGAGCACGACCTCGTGGACGCCGCCGCACGCTGAGTGCCTCCGGAATCCGTCGCGGTCAGTGGACGTCCACAGCCGGGTCGAGATGCAGCAGGACCTGCGTCGCCACATGCGCTCCGCCGAGCGCTCGCGCGACCCGCTGAGCCGCGTCCTCGGCTGCCCCCGTCAGCTCGGTGACGTCGATGGTCGGGTCGGCGTGCACCACCACCGAGAGCGTCGGCAGATGCCGTTCGACGACCGCCCGCCCGCGCACTGCCCGCACTCCGCGCAGTGCCGCGAGTTCGGCCGCGACACCGTCGGCGACGGGGCCGAGTTCCACACCGAGAGTGGCGTCGGTGACCTGGTCGTAGAGTTGCACGGTCGACGTGCGCCGTCGCGACAGGTTGACAGCGAGCAGCGCGATGCCGAGCACGAGACCACCCGCGAAGACCGACCACAGCGCCGGTGTCCACCACGACTGATCCGGAACGTCGGTCACGCGGGGACGGTCGAGCCGCGAGAGTTGTTCGCGGGCGAGGGGCACCTGCCACACCCACGCCAGGGCGAACGCGCCGACGCCGGCGAGGGCGAGACCCGCCGCGAAGGTGACGAACCGATTCGCCAGCACGGTACGGAGTTTCACCGCGCCACCTCCACGACGAGTTCGACGGGGTCGGCGAGCGCCGCGAGATTCGGGGCGACCGCGCCGCGCACGGAGGCGGTGATCTCGGCGACCGGGGTCTCGTCCTCGATCGAGATGCGCACCACGGCACGGCGTCGGTCGACGACGGTGCGGGCCGTGCGTACGCCGGTGAG harbors:
- a CDS encoding oxygenase MpaB family protein, translating into MERRTPRDLVNADLAVRRYADLGERWLDGMWQADPLADAVANDDFGPSSATAAVRLALADGVGAVPNAPESLRALFAFLDDEPAWVDHDRIDNGADALVRHTPILGMVLGAASLLRGAGNFIAGKPLALTGRYVSQPAVRSVEVGEWLRHVLARGGMRRDGGGFAFTVRVRLIHAHVRKGIRASGRWDEDAWGVPIPQSYMALTMAEFGHIAVEAMQILGVRFTDRELDDIYHLWRYVGHVIGMGEELSLRTERDHIAVEDLYRLTSPGPSDEDRAFVTALTEQYLVPELANLLPGSASIRTTVARTVMHSLQRVFIGDADADALHIPDSPLKYVLGRIGPLLALVDRVQELRYPDLERTTQRAYKVRDVAMDRMRVDYRVEHDLVDAAAR
- a CDS encoding TetR/AcrR family transcriptional regulator, with the translated sequence MSSLNGPKSTGKGPRKRPVQQRSHDTRKLLLTSAYELLERSTTARISTTALAEHAHVSIGTVYRYFPDVDAVLDELRMTAVHAITTSLSTAIGRAMDQEPEEAMVTVVESLTAAFEKHAAVLRVSYTSEEIEFGLAWAEVEGPLRPLGRIIPARLRPDLDDAALDDLVFIVMGATASLCSRIALLRPRRSDRTRMVAVTARMLLAAIESA
- a CDS encoding serine hydrolase domain-containing protein; its protein translation is MRRLPIVLSAVILTVVTACGNDTADESPPATTSEATATDTTATGAAPAEFQDVLDRVREEVGFPGVVARVVTPEYEWTGSSGTIGADRSEKPGPDDHTRIGSITKTMTITALLQLAEDDRLSLEDPIGRYVPGLPNGEVATLGQLASMVSGIPSYTFDEEFQQRLFDDPEASWTPDELLDYVRGDAPNFAPGERFEYSNTNTIALGLVVEQVSGQSLHEYFRANVFEPLGMAETVMPTDAAITSPHLYGITEQGQPDGQTADATDWNPLWGWSAGAVISTVDNLELWGTALGTGEGILSPEMQQLRLDSFLFDIPGATDTRAYGLGLGIENGWLGHTGELPGFNTYVGYLPERRAVVVAAVNSDIPTADGEEPVTPVANQLKEIVG